In the Paroedura picta isolate Pp20150507F chromosome 15, Ppicta_v3.0, whole genome shotgun sequence genome, one interval contains:
- the LOC143824481 gene encoding arylacetamide deacetylase-like 4: MAFALSLWTLASYICLVLASWLLAWAVYYHSTRTHIPSGIKEPVKLRAFTLALNFLFGLGLFLEKLGICSQVQVIRIAFDGIPPGTDSNLLIKDLFFEHVPVRLYQPISPPPAGNMTGILYIHGGVGQFGSIRAYERVCRYLARSSNSVVVNIGYRLSPEFPPPTQSQDCRTAAVHFLKHAEDYGVDPQRIVIGGDSSGATGAAALCQELVGRVDLPRVRAQVLIYPFLQAVDFNLPSYQQNHSVPVLFKKRAVSLGFKYFKVKTHEIARIMNSAHVPEDLKVKYKKWVRADHIPDEFKTGGYVPAETDPFSEELYELSKQALETWFSPLLAEDEIIRQLPETFLLTCQYDVLRDDGLLYKKRLEDNGVPVTWLHLKDGFHGIVYLIDLWLLEFQATRDAMEDVIDFLCGLSK, translated from the exons ATGGCTTTTGCTCTGTCTCTATGGACGTTGGCCTCGTACATCTGCCTCGTCTTGGCATCTTGGCTGTTGGCTTGGGCGGTTTATTATCATTCCACACGGACCCACATCCCTTctggaattaaagagcctgtgaAATTGCGAGCATTTACCCTGGCTTTAAATTTCCTCTTCGGGCTG GGGTTATTTCTGGAGAAACTTGGCATTTGCAGTCAGGTTCAAGTGATAAGGATTGCATTCGATGGAATCCCACCAGGGACGGATTCCAACCTGCTCATCAAAGATCTGTTTTTTGAACATGTGCCAGTAAGGCTCTATCAGCCCATCTCACCACCACCCGCTGGGAACATGACAGGAATACTCTACATCCATGGAGGAGTTGGTCAATTTGGAAGCATTC GAGCTTATGAAAGAGTGTGCCGCTACTTGGCGAGAAGCAGCAATTCGGTGGTTGTGAATATTGG ATACCGCCTGTCTCCTGAGTTTCCGCCTCCAACCCAGTCTCAGGACTGCAGGACGGCTGCAGTACACTTTTTGAAGCACGCCGAGGATTATGGCGTGGACCCTCAGCGTATTGTCATTGGTGGAGACAGCAGTGGAGCTACAGGCGCTGCGGCACTTTGCCAAGAGCTGGTGGGCAGAGTAGACCTCCCAAGGGTCCGAGCCCAGGTCTTGATTTACCCGTTCCTCCAGGCCGTGGACTTTAATCTGCCATCCTATCAGCAAAACCATTCTGTCCCTGTTTTGTTCAAGAAGCGGGCTGTCTCTCTGGGTTTCAAGTATTTCAAGGTGAAGACACACGAGATTGCAAGAATTATGAACAGCGCCCACGTCCCAGAAGACCTGAAGGTGAAATATAAGAAATGGGTCAGAGCTGATCACATTCCCGATGAGTTTAAGACCGGGGGCTATGTGCCAGCAGAGACTGATCCGTTTTCAGAAGAGCTTTACGAGCTGTCCAAACAAGCTTTGGAGACGTGGTTTTCCCCACTATTGGCTGAAGACGAGATTATACGCCAGCTCCCCGAGACCTTCCTGTTGACTTGTCAGTACGATGTTCTCAGGGACGATGGACTGTTGTACAAGAAAAGGCTGGAGGACAACGGCGTTCCAGTCACTTGGCTCCACCTTAAAGATGGTTTCCATGGAATAGTCTATTTAATTGACCTTTGGCTGCTTGAGTTCCAGGCAACACGAGACGCGATGGAGGATGTCATTGATTTTCTCTGTGGATTATCAAAATAA
- the LOC143824674 gene encoding arylacetamide deacetylase-like 3 isoform X2 — protein sequence MDMAIEMSEYFKCILGTLASDIIFWLTWLLEKLGISSQIKLLRWMASVGEFQSNPNFHTRDEQFDNVPVRIYEPKNPVSKPGRCIIYLHGGVGLIGTIRAYAAMCRKFARESGTMVVDVGYRLAPEHPHPAQIEDCMSAVIHLLKEARNYGVDPNRVVLVGDSSGGTLVSVVSQRLVARKDLPKIRAQVLIYPATQGIDLTLPSYQQNPMAPILTTDRALQLATKFVTDEPVDFRGFKKNAHVPDGFLEKYRKWISADCIPDEFKARGYVPIARAPFSEKLYKIFEITFQNDTCPLLSEDDIIRQLPETFLLTCEYDVLRDDGLLYKKRLEDNGVPLTWLHLDKGFHGIMFHSDYAPFQFKDAAKAMGPIVDFIQKC from the exons ATGGATATGGCCATAGAAATGTCTGAATACTTCAAGTGTATTCTGGGAACCCTGGCCTCAGATATAATATTTTGGTTG ACCTGGCTTTTGGAGAAACTGGGCATTTCCAGCCAAATCAAATTGTTAAGATGGATGGCATCAGTCGGAGAGTTCCAAAGCAACCCGAATTTCCACACCAGGGACGAACAATTTGATAATGTGCCCGTGAGGATATATGAGCCAAAGAATCCCGTCAGCAAGCCAGGGAGATGCATAATCTACCTTCATGGAGGGGTTGGCCTGATTGGGACCATAA gagCGTATGCAGCTATGTGTCGAAAATTCGCCAGAGAATCAGGGACCATGGTTGTGGATGTTGG GTATCGTTTAGCTCCAGAGCACCCACACCCAGCACAGATTGAGGACTGCATGTCGGCTGTCATACATCTCCTGAAAGAAGCAAGAAATTATGGCGTGGACCCAAACCGTGTTGTCCTTGTAGGGGACAGTAGCGGAGGAACACTtgtttctgtggtttctcagCGACTGGTAGCTAGGAAAGATCTCCCAAAAATCCGAGCCCAGGTGCTGATATATCCAGCTACCCAGGGAATTGATCTTACATTGCCTTCCTATCAGCAAAACCCCATGGCTCCTATCCTGACCACGGACCGGGCTTTGCAGCTTGCCACAAAGTTTGTTACAGACGAGCCTGTGGACTTCCGTGGCTTTAAGAAGAATGCCCATGTCCCTGATGGTTTTTTAGAGAAATACAGGAAATGGATTAGTGCCGATTGCATTCCAGATGAGTTTAAGGCGAGAGGCTACGTCCCGATAGCGCGTGCTCCGTTTTCAGAGAAGCTTTACAAAATATTTGAAATCACTTTTCAAAATGATACTTGCCCCCTTTTATCAGAAGATGACATTATCCGTCAGCTCCCGGAGACTTTCCTTTTGACTTGTGAGTATGATGTTCTCCGGGATGATGGGCTGTTGTATAAGAAACGTCTCGAGGATAACGGCGTGCCTCTGACTTGGCTTCACCTTGACAAAGGGTTCCATGGAATTATGTTCCATAGTGATTACGCACCTTTTCAGTTCAAAGATGCCGCAAAAGCAATGGGTCCCATTGTCGATTTCATACAGAAGTGCTAA
- the LOC143824674 gene encoding arylacetamide deacetylase-like 3 isoform X1 encodes MNVFLVLSTGLPLGFLCCYYVRFRRMDMAIEMSEYFKCILGTLASDIIFWLTWLLEKLGISSQIKLLRWMASVGEFQSNPNFHTRDEQFDNVPVRIYEPKNPVSKPGRCIIYLHGGVGLIGTIRAYAAMCRKFARESGTMVVDVGYRLAPEHPHPAQIEDCMSAVIHLLKEARNYGVDPNRVVLVGDSSGGTLVSVVSQRLVARKDLPKIRAQVLIYPATQGIDLTLPSYQQNPMAPILTTDRALQLATKFVTDEPVDFRGFKKNAHVPDGFLEKYRKWISADCIPDEFKARGYVPIARAPFSEKLYKIFEITFQNDTCPLLSEDDIIRQLPETFLLTCEYDVLRDDGLLYKKRLEDNGVPLTWLHLDKGFHGIMFHSDYAPFQFKDAAKAMGPIVDFIQKC; translated from the exons ATGAATGTGTTCCTTGTTCTCTCGACAGGTCTGCCTCTCGGTTTCCTGTGCTGCTATTATGTACGTTTCCGAAGAATGGATATGGCCATAGAAATGTCTGAATACTTCAAGTGTATTCTGGGAACCCTGGCCTCAGATATAATATTTTGGTTG ACCTGGCTTTTGGAGAAACTGGGCATTTCCAGCCAAATCAAATTGTTAAGATGGATGGCATCAGTCGGAGAGTTCCAAAGCAACCCGAATTTCCACACCAGGGACGAACAATTTGATAATGTGCCCGTGAGGATATATGAGCCAAAGAATCCCGTCAGCAAGCCAGGGAGATGCATAATCTACCTTCATGGAGGGGTTGGCCTGATTGGGACCATAA gagCGTATGCAGCTATGTGTCGAAAATTCGCCAGAGAATCAGGGACCATGGTTGTGGATGTTGG GTATCGTTTAGCTCCAGAGCACCCACACCCAGCACAGATTGAGGACTGCATGTCGGCTGTCATACATCTCCTGAAAGAAGCAAGAAATTATGGCGTGGACCCAAACCGTGTTGTCCTTGTAGGGGACAGTAGCGGAGGAACACTtgtttctgtggtttctcagCGACTGGTAGCTAGGAAAGATCTCCCAAAAATCCGAGCCCAGGTGCTGATATATCCAGCTACCCAGGGAATTGATCTTACATTGCCTTCCTATCAGCAAAACCCCATGGCTCCTATCCTGACCACGGACCGGGCTTTGCAGCTTGCCACAAAGTTTGTTACAGACGAGCCTGTGGACTTCCGTGGCTTTAAGAAGAATGCCCATGTCCCTGATGGTTTTTTAGAGAAATACAGGAAATGGATTAGTGCCGATTGCATTCCAGATGAGTTTAAGGCGAGAGGCTACGTCCCGATAGCGCGTGCTCCGTTTTCAGAGAAGCTTTACAAAATATTTGAAATCACTTTTCAAAATGATACTTGCCCCCTTTTATCAGAAGATGACATTATCCGTCAGCTCCCGGAGACTTTCCTTTTGACTTGTGAGTATGATGTTCTCCGGGATGATGGGCTGTTGTATAAGAAACGTCTCGAGGATAACGGCGTGCCTCTGACTTGGCTTCACCTTGACAAAGGGTTCCATGGAATTATGTTCCATAGTGATTACGCACCTTTTCAGTTCAAAGATGCCGCAAAAGCAATGGGTCCCATTGTCGATTTCATACAGAAGTGCTAA